A genome region from Bufo gargarizans isolate SCDJY-AF-19 chromosome 2, ASM1485885v1, whole genome shotgun sequence includes the following:
- the LOC122925714 gene encoding olfactory receptor 2G3-like, with translation MVTWNITTTVDEFILLGFTNKQDMQILLFFVFLLCYIISLIGNIVIICISSINPRLHTPMYFFLRNLSFLDIWYTSSIIPEILKNFLSVKKTISFVACFTQMFIHLSLGGAECYLLLAMAYDRYVAICSPLHYTTIMHPILCIKMAVLSWGGGLTNSIFQIVFTLQLPFCGPNVINHFICEEPILLELACRDTSLNKTLIFICALVVAVLPFFLIIVTYFYIISSILKISTSKGRRKAFSTCASHVIVVTLFFGTIFSMYLRPGSTHVANQDKMATLFYSVITPMLNPLIYTLRNKDVKKSLKEITRNKSMLDFA, from the coding sequence ATGGTAACATGGAATATCACCACTACCGTGGACGAATTCATCCTTCTAGGATTCACCAACAAGCAGGACATgcagatattattattttttgtttttcttttatgttaCATTATTTCCCTAATAGGTAACATAGTGATTATCTGCATAAGCAGCATCAACCCTCGACTCCACACGCCAATGTATTTCTTTTTGAGAAATCTCTCCTTCTTGGACATCTGGTATACATCAAGCATAATTCCCGAAATACTCAAGAACTTCTTATCAGTAAAGAAAACCATATCTTTTGTTGCTTGTTTCACCCAAATGTTCATACACCTTTCTCTAGGAGGAGCAGAGTGCTATCTACTCTTGGCAATGGCCTATGATCGGTATGTGGCTATATGCAGCCCATTACACTATACTACTATCATGCATCCCATCTTGTGCATTAAGATGGCAGTCCTATCTTGGGGTGGAGGCTTAACAAACTCTATATTCCAAATAGTTTTTACATTACAGTTACCTTTCTGTGGTCCAAATGTTATTAACCATTTTATCTGTGAGGAGCCCATCTTGTTAGAGTTAGCCTGCAGAGATACATCACTTAATAAGACACTCATTTTCATATGTGCTCTAGTTGTAGCTGTGCTCCCTTTTTTCTTAATTATTGTTACATACTTCTATATCATTTCCAGCATACTGAAGATCAGCACATCCAAGGGACGAAGAAAAGCTTTTTCCACTTGTGCTTCACATGTTATTGTGGTCacattattttttggcacaattttctcaatgtatttaagaCCTGGATCTACCCATGTTGCTAACCAAGACAAGATGGCCACCTTGTTTTACAGTGTTATCACACCAATGTTAAATCCTCTGATCTACACTTTAAGAAATAAGGATGTAAAGAAATCACTAAAAGAAATCACAAGGAACAAGAGTATGTTAGATTTTGCATAA